Part of the Burkholderia humptydooensis genome, AAGAGGGGTTGTACGGCGTCGGCCGAGAAGAACCCGGAATGTGACGTTGTTGGAATCTCTTCCTGAAGAAGATAATCGTTTCGAGTAGCGATGTCCGCCGATCAGCTTGAATGGCCGACACGACGCGGCAGTCGCGGCAGTCGCGGCAGTCGCGGAAGTCGGGGAAGTAGCGGGAAAAAGAGGACGGCATCGAACGATGCGATGCCGTCGCGGAGATCAGCAACATCCCGTGAAAAAGGGGACTCGTGATGTCTCGTCAAATCTTGTCGGCTTGGCCGGGGTTGGGCTCGATGCGTGTGTATGCGTCGGTTTGCTTTGTGCGCCGTCACGCCACGCTGAGCGATTCATGATTTTTTGATGATCGATGCGCGTTGTGCCCGCCGTCGATGCGGCCGCTGACGCGAATCTCCCCGTTCGAATCCATTGCATGCGCGTTGCGCTCCACGAAGCCGGGGCGTCAGGCGCCGTGTCCGCTTGTTTCGAATGTGGCGCGTGAGAATCGGCCGGCGGCGCATATTCGGATGTCCGAATGTTGTTGGAGTTGAGCAGACGTTGTGAAAGGGTGCATGCAGCCATGCTTTTCAATCGCCAATCCTTCCTGTTTAGGAGAATGAAATGAAAAAGACTTTTGCCGCAGCCGTTTCCGCCGTACTTCTGGCCTCGTCCTACGCGCACGCCGACACGTTGTGCACGTCCGGTACGATCACGAAGCTCTTCGTCGACAATACCGGCGTCATGGAGGTGACCGTCGGCAACCTCGCGTATCGGAACGGAAACAAGGATACCTATTCGATCATCACGTCGGCGTTCGTCGCGAACAAGCAGTTATATATCTACGCGCCCAATTGCCAGCCGGATTCGACGATGGGGAGCTTCGCCGTGCGGTAACGCGGGCCGCATACGCGGGCGAGGAGCGCGCGACGTTCTTCGTTCGAGTCGTGAAGTCGCCTGATGGTTCGCGCTTTCGCGATGAAGAAGCGCGCGCTTGCGCGTTTCTTCTCGAAATCGGCGGGACGGCGCACGCCGGCGCGTTCGCGCAGGCCGGAAATGAAACGGCCCGCGGCGCTTCAAGCGCCGCGGGCCGCCGGAGCTTGCCCGCCGCTGCGATCGGCGTCACGCGGGCGGGGGAGTCGAGCCGCTCATTCGTCCGCCGGCCGCGTATGCGTATAGCGGTTCAGGATCGGAATCATTTGCGCATAGATCTTCGGATTCGCAGCGACGATCTCGCGCCGGTGCAGGAAATCGGAGTCGCCCGTGTAATTGCCGACGAGGCCGCCCGCCTCGGTGATGAGCAGGCTGCCCGCCGCGACATCCCACACGTTGATGCCTTGCTCGAAGAAGCCGTCGAGGCGGCCCGCCGCGACGTTCGCAAGATCGAGCGCGGCCGCGCCCGGACGGCGCAACCCGGTGCACGCCTGCGTCATCTCGGTGAAGAGGCGCGAGTAGGCGTCGAGGCCGTCTTTTTCGCGGAACGGAAAGCCCGTGCCGACCAGCGCGTCCGCGAGGCGGTCGCGCCGTCCGACGCGGATGCGCCGATCGTTCAGGTACGCGCCGCGGCCGCGCGTCGCGGTGAAGAGGTCGTTGTGGTTCGGGTCGTAGACCACCGCCTGCGTGACGACGCCCTTGTGCGCGAGCGCGATCGACACGCAGTAGTACGGAAAACCATGAATGAAGTTCGTCGTGCCGTCGAGCGGATCGATGATCCACTGGAATTCGGATTCGTCGCCCGACTCGCCGGACTCTTCGGCGAGGATCGCGTGATCGGGATAGGCGGTCTTCAGCGTTTCGATGATCGCGTCTTCAGCCGCCTTGTCGACTTCCGTCACGAAATCGTTCTGCTGCTTCTTGCGAATCTCGATCAGATCGAGATCGAGCGAGGCGCGATTGATGATCTGTCCGGCGCGACGAGCCGCCTTGACAGCGATGTTGAGCATGGGATGCATGAGCCTGAATCCTGAAGCCGGCGACGCGAGGCCGCCACGAGGGTGATCGAACCAGCGAAGCGGCGCCGCGCGCACGGGAGGGCGGCAGGCGGGCGTTTCGCCGACGGAAGACGAATTGGCAAAGAGCGGGTGCAGCGGGTGCGGGCCGAACAGCGCGAGCGCCGCATGCAAAAACGCGATTTTACCCGACTCGCGGCAGTTTTTTGCGAAACGGTCGCGCATACCGTTCGATCGTCCGTTCGGACGAGTGGGTTTGCCGGCGAGTTGGCGATACCATACCGGCATCCTGATCAGTCGAATGAACGCTTTGGAATCTCAGCAGAAACCGTCCGCGCCGTCCGGCGGCGCGGCCACATCCCGTCCGGCGCGGGCCGCGCGCGGCGGATTCACGTCGACGCGCTTCGTGCTCATCGAGCCGAGCCACCCCGGCAACGTCGGCGCGGCGGCGCGCGCGCTGAAGACGATGGGCTTTTCGCGCCTCGTGCTCGTCGCGCCGCGCGTGCCGCGCGTGCAGAGCGATCCGGAGGCGCTCGCGATGGCGAGCGGCGCCGACGACGTGCTCGCGTCCGCGCACGTCGTGCCGACGCTCGCCGACGCGCTGAACGGCGTGCAATGGTCGCTCGGGCTCACTGCGCGTTCGCGCGAGTACGGGCCGCCGCGGCTCGCGCCCCGCGCGGCGGCCGCAAGCGCGCTCCAGCAGGTGCGCACGGGCGACATCGCGCTCGTGTTCGGCAACGAGCGCACTGGCCTGTCGAACGAGCACGTCGAGCGCTGCAGCGCGATTGCGCACATTCCGGCAAACCCCGCATACAGCTCGCTCAATCTCGCGCAGGCGGTGCAGGTGCTCGCGTACGAGCTGCGCGTCGCGCTGCTCGAAGACGACGAGTCCGCCGCGCCGCCGGACGCCGCGCTCGGCACGCTCGCGCAAAGCGACGAGATCGAGCGGATGTTCGTTCATCTCGAAAATGCGCTGATCGCGCTCGATTTCCTCGATCCGCGCAATCCAAAGAAGCTGATGTCGCGGTTGCGGCGGCTCTTTGCGCGAACGGGGATCGAACGCGAGGAAGTGAACATCGTTCGCGGGATCGCGAAGCACATCCTGCTGAAGGCGGGCGGTGCGGACGCGCGCGCGGGCGTTTCGGGCGACGGCGAAAGCGGCCCGGGCGATGCGGACTATTCCGGCCGCGACGCCGGGCGGGACGACTGACGCGGCGCGGCCCCGCGGCCGGCCATACCCGCGGCCGCAGCAGGGAGAACGCGGCGCCTGCTGCGCGTTCGCGGCGGCGGCTCTACAATCGTCCTCGTGTCATAAGCAAAGCTGTCAAAACGATAACGCAACGACAGCGCGATAACGGCTCCGCCCGGCGGCCGCGCACCGGGTTTCCTTCTTCCATCGTCACCACCATGTTCACGAGACTTCGCGAAGACGTCGTTACGATCCGTGAGCGCGATCCCGCCGCCCGCAGCGCCTGGGAAGTGCTCACGTGCTATCCGGGGCTGCACGCGCTCGTGTTTCACCGGATCGCGCACGCGTGCTGGCGTTCCGGCTGGCGCTGGCTAGGCCGGTTCGTGTCGCAGGTCGGCCGCTTCCTGACCGGCATCGAAATCCACCCGGGGGCGACGCTCGGCCGGCGCGTGTTCATCGATCACGGGATGGGCGTCGTGATCGGCGAGACGGCCGTTGTCGGCGATGACTGCACGATCTACCAGGGCGTGACGCTCGGCGGCACGTTGCTCACGCGCGGCGCGAAGCGTCACCCGACGCTCGAGCGCGGCGTGATCGTCGGTGCGGGCGCGAAGGTGCTGGGCGGCTTTACGGTCGGCGCGGGCGCGAAGATCGGCTCGAATGCGGTCGTCGTGAAGCCGGTGCCGGCGGGCGGTACCGCGGTCGGCAATCCGGCGCGGGTCGTCGTGCCCGCCGATGCGAAACGCACGCCCGAGCGCGCGGCGTTCTGCGCGTACGGAATCACGCCGAACGCCGACGATCCGATGTCGCTCGCGATTCACGGCCTCATCGATCATGCGGCAAAGGAGGCGCAGCGCGTCGACGAAATCGTTGTCGCGCTTGAGCGTCTGGGCGCGCACCTGGATGCGCTGCAAGGCTCGGACGGCGCGCGACTCGATTTGCGTCGCCTGTCCGCCGCGTTCGAGGGCCGAGCGCTGGACGGGAAGGCTGCCGAGCGCTGAGCGGGAGCGCGCGGGTCGCGTTCGCCCGGCCGGCACACCCGGCTGCGGCCGCCTGGTGGGCTTTTGAAAGCCCGGCCTCTTGAAGGCGCGCGACGCTCAATCGAGCGGCCGTGCGCGTATCCCTTCTGCGTCGATGCACAGATAGCCGCCGCGTCGCGGCCCGTGGTCCAGTTCCCAATCCGGCAGTACCCAGCGCACGCCGCCCGCCTCGACATGCCGCGCCGGCTTGTGCGTGTGCCCGTGGATGATCGTGCGCGCGCCGCTGCGCCTGAAGAGCGCGGCGATGCCCTTGCGCGTCACGTCGTAGCGCGGCGATGCGGGGCGCATCCGGCCGGATTCGCTCGATGCGCGCATCCGTTCGGCGAGCGCGCGGCGCCACGCGAACGGGCATGCGAGAAAGAGCCGCTGCGCCATGCCGTTGCGCGCGAAGCGGCGAAACCACTGGTAGCCGCGATCGGCCGTGCACTGCGCATCGCCGTGCGCGAGCGCGATGCGGTTGCCGAACGCGACGACGACGGACGGATCCGGAATCAGGAGCGCGCCCGCCGCCTTCATGAAGCGCTTGCCGAGCAGGAAGTCGCGATTGCCGCGCATCACGTAGAGCGCGATGCCGCGTTCGGAGAACGTGTGCAGCAATTCCGCCATCCGTGCGGCGAACGGATCGTGATCGAGGATGTCGTCGCCGATCCAGTATTCGAACAGATCGCCGAGGATGAACACCGAATCCGCACTGTCGGCCGTCACGCGCACGAAGTGCTCGAACGCGGCGACCGTGTGCGGAATCGCGTCGCTCAGATGCAGATCGGAGACGAACAGGAACGGGCGCGCCGCGTGCGCGAGCCCGCGCTCGCCCGGCACGCCCGCAAACACGCTTCGCGGCGGTGTTTCCTGCAACATCCCGATGCCTCGTCGCGCCGTCTTCAGACCACGACAGCCTTCTCGATCACGACGTCGTCGTTCGGCACGTCCTGATGGAAGCCCTTGCTGCCCGTCTTGACGGCCTTGATCTTGTCGACGATATCCTGGCCCTCGACGACCTTGCCGAACACGGCGTAGCCCCAGCCCTGCGGCGTCGGCGACGAGTGGTTCAGGAAGTCGTTGTCGTTCACGTTGATGAAGAACTGCGCGGTCGCCGAGTGCGGATCGTTCGTGCGCGCCATCGCGATCGTGTACGTGTCGTTCTTCAGGCCGTTGTTCGCTTCGTTTGTGATCGGCGCGTCGGTCGGCTTTTGCTTCAGGCCCGGCTCGAAGCCGCCGCCCTGGATCATGAAGCCGTTGATCACGCGGTGGAAGATCGTGCCGTCGTAGTGGCCCTTCTTCACGTAGTTCAGGAAGTTCTCGACCGTCTTCGGCGCTTTCGCCTCGTCGAGTTCGAGCTTGATGACGCCGTGGTTCGTATGCAGTTCGATCATGATGAATTCCTTCGATGGATGGGGTTTAAACGGCGCGCGGCCGCTCGGGACGACGCGGCCGCGCGAAAGAGTCTGGCTGGCTTATTTCGAGACGATCGTCGCCGATTCGATCACGATCGGCTTTTCCGGCACGTCGCGCATCGGGCCGCGCACCGTCGTCGTCGTGGCCTCGATCTTCTTCACGACGTCCATGCCCGACACGACCTTGCCGAACACCGCGTAGCCGTTGCCGTCCGGATTCGGATAGTCGAGGCTCGCGTTGTCGACGGTGTTGATGAAGAACTGCGCGGTCGCCGAGTTCGGATCGCTCGTGCGCGCCATCGCGATCGTGCCCGTCGCGTTCTTCAGGCCGTTCTTGCTCTCGAGCGGGATCGGCGCGCGGGTCGGCTTTTCGTCGAAGTTCGTCTTGTAGCCGCCGCCCTGGATCATGAAGCCCTTGATCACGCGATGGAAGATCGTGCCGTTGTACTGGCCCGCCTTCACGTAATCGAGGAAGTTGGCGACGGTCTTCGGCGCCTTCTCCGGATACAGCTCGATGCGGATGTCGCCCTGCGTGGTCTTCATCTGCACGACGGGGTGCGTCGCGGCCGATTGCGCGAACGCGGGGGCGGTCGCGAGGAGGGCGGCGCTGCCGAGCGCCAGCAACAGACGTTTCATAACGGTCCTCTGGGTGGGTGAAGGAAAGACGCGGCGGCCGCCGCGCGTCATTGCGTCATTGGGACGGCGCGACGTAAGGCGGCATCGCGAGCGTGCCGCTCGGCCCGCCGAACTGGAACGTCGGAGAGAGCGGCAGCGTGGTCGTCGTCACGTTCGCGGCCGCCCGGGCCGAATAGTCGCGCGCGGCCGGCGCCTGCGCGGCCGCCGATTTCGTTTTCGGCGGCGTGATGATCTTCTGCAGATCCGACAGGCGCTGCGCGGTCGCGCCCGTCGTGCGGCCGAGCGACTGCGCGCGTTTGTACGACTCGGCCGCGAGGCGCAGGTAGAGATCGCCGAGGTTCTCGTACGCGAGACCGTAGTTCGGGTTCGCATGCGTCGCCGTGACGAGCGCGCTGCGCGCGTCGTCGTAGCGGCCGTGCTTCGCGTAGAGCGCCGCCAGGTTGTTGTAGGGTTCCGGCAGTTCCGGATAGGCCTGCGTCAGCTCGACGAACTGCTTGATCGCGTCGTCGTCGCGGTTCAGCCGCGCGAGCACGGTGCCGCGCTTGAACTGCGCCTGCACGTCGCGCGGGTTCGACGCGATGCGCGCGTCGAGTTGCGCGAGCGCCTGCGCCCAGTTGCGATTCGCGATCGACGCGTCGATTTCCGGCGTGCCGTCGGTGGGGGCGGGCGCTTTCTGCGCAAGGGCCGCCGCGCCCGGAAAGAGCGCGAGCGCGGCGCTCACGGCGGCGGTCGCAACAAGGGTCGCAGCGCTCGGCGCGCGGCCGCGGGAAGGTTTCATAGGCTCAAATCGGAATGTTATACTCCGACCCATTCTAACAAAACGTCCGCGCGTTCCGGCGAGCCGCGGACAGTCTTTGCCTCTCGTGGCCGTCACCGCTTCGCTTGCGGATCGATCGCCGCATGTCATCCGAGGAAGCGCACGGCACGCGGCCCAGCCAGAAGTCCGGCCGGGTGCCGCATGCACGGCGGGCATCGCCAGGCGGTTTCCCTCGGCTCACTTTCGTCTCTATGGAATCACTGCGCATCTACAACACGCTCGCGCGTGACAAGCAAGTCTTCGTGCCGCGGCAGCCCGGCGAAGTGCGGATGTACGTCTGCGGGATCACCGTCTATGACTATTGCCATATCGGCCATGCGCGGATGGTGGTCGTGTTCGACGTCGTCCAGCGCTGGTTGCGCGCGGCCGGCTATCGCGTGACGTACGTGCGCAACATCACCGACATCGACGACAAGATCATCCGCCGCGCGGTCGAGAACGGCGAGACGATCCAGTCGCTCACGAGCCGCTTCACCCGCGCGATGAACGTGGATTTTGACGCGCTCGGCGTCGAGCGGCCGGACATCGAGCCGCGCGCGACCGATTTCATCCCGCAGATGCTCGGGATGATCGAGAAGCTCGAGGCGAACGGCTACGCGTACCAGGCGAAGGACGGCGACGTCAATTACTCGGTCCGCAAGTTCGCGAACTACGGCAAGCTGTCCGGCAAGTCGCTCGAGGACTTGCGCGCGGGCGAGCGCGTCGCCGCGAACGACGCGAAGGAAGATCCGCTCGATTTCGTGCTGTGGAAGCGCGCGAAGCCGCAGGATCCGGCCGGCGCGTCGTGGGAATCGAAGTACGGCGCGGGCCGTCCGGGCTGGCACATCGAATGCTCGGCGATGGGCTGCACGCTGCTCGGCGAGCACTTCGACATCCACGGCGGCGGCCAGGACCTGCAGTTCCCGCACCACGAGAACGAGATCGCGCAAAGCGAGGGCGCGACCGGACAAACTTTTGTCAATTATTGGATGCACAACGGTTTCGTGCAGGTCGATAGTGAGAAGATGTCGAAGTCGCTCGGCAACTTCTTCACGATCCGCGAAGTGCTGGAGAAGTTCGATGCCGAAGTCGTGCGCTTCTTCATCGTTCGCACCCACTATCGTTCGCCGCTCAATTACAGCGACGTTCATCTCGACGACGCGCGCGCGTCGCTCACGCGTCTTTACACGGCGCTGAAGGACGCGACGCCGGATGTGGCGCCGCTCGACTGGAGCGAGGCGCACGCGCGGCGTTTTGCGGCCGCGATGAACGACGACTTCAACACGGCGGTCGCGGTGGCCGTGCTGTTCGAGCTCGCGACCGAGGTGAACCGCACGCGCGAGCCGGCGCTCGCGCGCCAGCTCAAGCGGCTCGCGGGCGTGCTCGGCCTGCTCGGCCGCGAGCCGCGCGAGTTCCTGCAGCAAGCGGCGGGCGCCGCGCGCGCGGGCGCGCTCGAGCCGGAAGAGATCGAAGCGAAGATCGCCGCGCGCGTCGCGGCGAAGCAGGCGAAGAACTATGCCGAAGCGGACCGGATCCGCGCGGAACTGCTCGAAGCCGGGATCGCACTTGAAGACAAACCGGGCGGATCGACCGAGTGGCGTCGCGTATGAGCGCGCATGGTCTGTCCCGCTGATCGATTCGCCAGGTAGGAGGCTAGATGGCAACGGCCAGAAAAGCGCCGGCTAAGCGCGCGGCGACGCAGCCGCCGATTGCGGCCAAGCGGGCCGGCGCGCGTGCGCCGGCGGTGCACAAGGCGGGCGCGAAGCGCGCGGCGCCGAACGGCGCGGCCAATGGCGCCGCGCACAAGCCGAGCTTGCGCACGGCGGCTGCGAAGTCGGCGCGCGCGAAGGTCGATGGCGAGCGCGTCGCCGACGCATTGCCGCGCGAGGCCGCCGTAACCGCGGCGGAGCCCGCCGCGCGCAAGGCGCGCGTATCGGAGGCAGCCGTGCCCGTGCAGCTCTCCGACGCCGAGACGGTCGCGCGTCCGCCATACTGGGACAAGGCGTGCGCCGATCTCGTCAAGCGCGACCGGATTCTCAAGAAGCTGATCCCGAAGTTCGGTCCCGCGCATCTCGTCAAGCGCGGCGATTCGTTCGTCACGCTCGCGCGCTCGGTGGTCGGCCAGCAGATCTCGGTCGCCGCCGCGCAATCGGTTTGGGTCAAGATCGAGACCGCGTGCCCGAAGCTCGCGCCGCCGCAGATCATCAAGCTCGGCCAGGAAAAGCTGATCGCGTGCGGCCTGTCGAAGCGCAAGTCCGAATATATTCTCGATCTCGCCCGGCACTTCGTGTCGGGCGCGCTTCACGTCGACAAATGGGCGACGATGGACGACGAGGGCGTGATCGCCGAACTCACGCAGATTCGCGGGATCGGCCGCTGGACGGCCGAGATGTTCCTGATCTTCAACCTGTCGCGGCCGGACGTGCTGCCGCTCGACGATCTGGGGCTCATTCGCGCGATCAGCGTCAATTATTTCAGCGGCGAGCCCGTCACGCGCAGCGAGGCGCGCGAGGTGGCGGCGAACTGGGAGCCGTGGCGGACGGTCGCCACCTGGTACATGTGGCGCAGTCTCGATCCGCTGACCGCCGTTAACTGATCAAAGCTATTGCTTTTCGTCAATCGATAGTTGCGGCCCGGTCTTGCGTCCGGCGGGCGCGGTTAGAATACGCGCTGCCGCAAGATTCAAGGATTTCAGACACATGAAGACCACCTTTCTGGATTTCGAACAGCCGATCGCCGAGCTCGAGGCGAAAATCGAGGAACTGCGCTTCGTGCAGGACGATTCGGCTGTCGACATTTCGGAAGAGATCGAGCGGCTGTCGAAAAAGAGCCAGCAGCTCACGAAGGATCTGTACGCGAACCTGACGCCTTGGCAGGTGTCGCAGATCGCGCGCCATCCGCAGCGGCCGTATACGCTCGATTACGTGAGCGAGCTCTTCACCGATTTCCATGAACTGCACGGCGACCGCGCGTTCGCGGACGACCAGTCGATCGTCGGCGGCCTCGCCCGCTTCAACGGCCATGCGTGCATGGTGATCGGCCACCAGAAAGGCCGCGACACGAAGGAGCGCGCCGCACGCAATTTCGGGATGCCGCGCCCGGAGGGCTATCGGAAGGCGGAGCGCCTGATGCGCGTCGCCGAAAAGTTCGGGCTGCCGATCTTCACGTTCGTCGACACGCCGGGTGCGTATCCGGGCGTCGGCGCGGAAGAGCGCGGCCAGTCGGAGGCGATCGGCCACAGTCTGTACGTGATGGCCGAGCTGAAGACGCCGATCATCGCGACGGTGATCGGCGAGGGCGGCTCGGGCGGCGCGCTCGCGATCGCGGTTGCCGATACGGTGACGATGCTGCAGTTCTCGACGTACTCGGTGATCTCGCCGGAAGGGTGCGCGTCGATTCTGTGGAAGAGCGCCGCGAAGGCGCCGGAAGCGGCCGAGGCGCTCGGCCTGACCGCGCATCGGCTGAAGGCGCTCGGCCTCGTCGACAAGATCGTCAACGAGCCGCTCGGCGGCGCGCATCGCGATCCGAAGGGAATGGCCGCGCTGCTGCGCCGCGCGCTCGGCGATTCGCTGCGCCAGTTCCAGGGCATGAGTGTCGACGCGCTGCGCGAGCGCCGCTTCGGACGTCTGATGGCCTACGGCAAGTTCAAGGAAACGACGCCGCGCGCGTGAGCGCCGGGCCGTCGACTCACTAGGCGCGCCGCGCCTTCCCGCCGTGATTCCCCCGCATGAATTTTCCGCCGATCGCGTCGTGCTCGACGCGATCGGCGTCGCATTGTCCACGCTGCCCGACGATGCGCCGATCGCGATCGCGTATAGCGGCGGCCTCGATTCGACCGTGCTGCTGCACGCGGCCGCGCGCATCGCGGGCGCCGGGCGCTGCATCGCGCTGCATGTTCACCACGGCCTGAGCGCGAACGCCGACGCGTGGCTCGCGCATTGCGCGGAAACGGCGGAAGCGCTCGGCGTGCGGTTCGACGCGGCGCGCGTCGACGTGCCGTGCGCGAGCGGGCAGGGCGTCGAAGCGAGCGCGCGCGAGGCGCGCTATCGCGCGCTCGAGACGATGTGCGCGCGGCACGGCGCGCGCACGCTGTGGCTCGCGCAGCATGCGGACGATCAGGCGGAGACGGTGCTGCTGCAACTGCTGCGCGGCGCGGGCATCGCGGGGCTGGCGGCGATGGCGCCGCAGTACCGGCCGGCGCCCGCCGACGTCGTGCGCGTGCGGCCGCTGCTGCACCTGCTGCGTGCGCAGCTCGAGCGCTACGCGCAGCAGCATGCGCTGCGCTGGATTGACGACGAATCGAATGCAGATACGCGCTATGCGCGCAATGCGCTGCGCGTCGACGTGCTGCCCGCGCTTGCGCCGCACTTTCCCGGCTTTCGCGATGCGCTCGGCCGCACGGCGCAGCATGCGGCGGCGGCCCAGCGTCTGCTCGACGATCTCGCCGCGATCGATCTGCGCGCGGTCGCGCGCGACGACGCTCGCGTGTTGTCGCGTGATGCGCTCGTCGCGCTCGACGACGAGCGCGGCGCGAATCTGCTGCGCTACTGGATGCGCTCGCTCGGGCTGCCGGGCGCGTCGGCCGCGCGCCTTGCCGAGATGATGAAGCAGTTGCGCGCGGCGCGCGACGCGCATGCGCTGCGCGTCGATCATGCGGGATGGCGTCTGCGTCTCTATCGCGACGATGTTCAATGGGAAGCGGGTGACGGCGGCGCATCGCCAGCGGCGCGAACCGCGCGCGCCGCTGCGGCTGACGATGACGCCCGCGACGACGCGGCCGATGCCGCGGGCGCCGCGCGGCGGCTGGAATGCGTGCTCGCGTGGCGGGGGCAGGCGGTGTGGCGCCTGCCTGAATGGCGCGGCACCTTCGTGTTCAGCCCGGCGGCGGCGCACGAGCACGATGCGGTGCCGGAGGCGCTGCTCGCGGCCGCCGACCTGCGCGCCTGCGCGCGCGCGGGCGGCGAGCGGATGCGCACGTGGCAGGGCGGCCCCGGGCGCACGCTGAAGAATCTGTTCCAGGAGCGCGGCGTGCCCGCGTGGCAGCGCGACGTGCCGCTGTTGTACGTGGGCGAGCGGCTGCTGTTCGTGCCGCGCATCGGCGTGAACCGCGCGGTGCACGACGGCGCCGATACGCCGGGTGGCTGGCGGCGCATCGAATGGCGGCCGGACATGCTGATCGCTTGAGCGGCGCATCCGGCGCGCATCGCGGCGGATGCGCATCCCGTATTGGCGGAAAAAGGTTGCGATCCGGCCTGCCGACGTCCGCTCGGCTTGTCAAGCAGCCGTCGATCGGGTACGCTCAAGCGTTTGCTCGGCTCGACTTTCGAGCGTTTTGTGCAGGTTTCCCGCGTGACGTACCCGGTTTGCGCGGCCTGATCCGCCTTCTCCGGGCAAATCGCCACGCCCGCGTGCTGCGCCCCAGCCGTTCTTCCCGTCGTCCGTCCACAGCCACAAGCCGCGTGACCGAACGGCACCGCGGTCTGTCCAGTACGCCCGTGCGGCCCTTCTCCAGTTCTGAACGACAATGGCACTCATCGTACATAAATACGGCGGCACTTCGATGGGCTCGGTCGAGCGCATCAAGAACGTCGCGAAACGCGTCGCAAAATGGCATCAGGCCGGGCACCAGATGGTGGTCGTGCCGTCCGCGATGTCCGGCGAAACGAACCGCCTGCTCGGTCTCGCGAAAGAGATCTCGAGCCAGCCGAGCCCGCGCGAGCTCGACGTGATCGCGTCGACGGGCGAGCAGGTCAGCGTCGGCCTCTTGTCGATCGCGATGCAGGAAATCGGCGTCGAGGCGGTGAGCTACGCCGGCTGGCAGGTGCCCATCAAGACCGACAGCGCGTACACGAAGGCGCGCATTCATTCGATCGACGACGAGCGCGTGCGCCGCGATCTCGAAGCGGGCAAGGTCGTCATCATCACGGGTTTTCAGGGCGTCGATCCGAGCGGCCACATCACGACGCTCGGCCGCGGCGGCTCGGACACGTCGGCGGTCGCGGTCGCGGCGGCGCTCGAGGCGGACGAATGCCTGATCTATACGGACGTCGACGGGGTGTACACGACCGATCCGCGCGTCGTCGAAGAGGCGCGCCGGCTCGATAGCGTGACCTTCGAGGAAATGCTGGAAATGGCGAGCCTCGGCTCGAAAGTGCTGCAGATCCGCTCGGTCGAGTTCGCGGGCAAGTACCGCGTGAAGACGCGCGTGCTGTCGAGCCTCACCGATCCGCAGATTCCGCTCGACGAAGAGATGCGCTCGGGCACCCTGATTACTTTTGAAGAAGACGAGACCATGGAAAAGGCAGTCATTTCCGGCATTGCGTTCCAGCGCGACGAAGCGCGCATTGCGGTGATGGGCGTGCCCGACAAGCCGGGCATCGCATATCAGAT contains:
- the tilS gene encoding tRNA lysidine(34) synthetase TilS, coding for MIPPHEFSADRVVLDAIGVALSTLPDDAPIAIAYSGGLDSTVLLHAAARIAGAGRCIALHVHHGLSANADAWLAHCAETAEALGVRFDAARVDVPCASGQGVEASAREARYRALETMCARHGARTLWLAQHADDQAETVLLQLLRGAGIAGLAAMAPQYRPAPADVVRVRPLLHLLRAQLERYAQQHALRWIDDESNADTRYARNALRVDVLPALAPHFPGFRDALGRTAQHAAAAQRLLDDLAAIDLRAVARDDARVLSRDALVALDDERGANLLRYWMRSLGLPGASAARLAEMMKQLRAARDAHALRVDHAGWRLRLYRDDVQWEAGDGGASPAARTARAAAADDDARDDAADAAGAARRLECVLAWRGQAVWRLPEWRGTFVFSPAAAHEHDAVPEALLAAADLRACARAGGERMRTWQGGPGRTLKNLFQERGVPAWQRDVPLLYVGERLLFVPRIGVNRAVHDGADTPGGWRRIEWRPDMLIA
- a CDS encoding acetyl-CoA carboxylase carboxyltransferase subunit alpha, whose translation is MKTTFLDFEQPIAELEAKIEELRFVQDDSAVDISEEIERLSKKSQQLTKDLYANLTPWQVSQIARHPQRPYTLDYVSELFTDFHELHGDRAFADDQSIVGGLARFNGHACMVIGHQKGRDTKERAARNFGMPRPEGYRKAERLMRVAEKFGLPIFTFVDTPGAYPGVGAEERGQSEAIGHSLYVMAELKTPIIATVIGEGGSGGALAIAVADTVTMLQFSTYSVISPEGCASILWKSAAKAPEAAEALGLTAHRLKALGLVDKIVNEPLGGAHRDPKGMAALLRRALGDSLRQFQGMSVDALRERRFGRLMAYGKFKETTPRA
- a CDS encoding DNA-3-methyladenine glycosylase family protein, which gives rise to MATARKAPAKRAATQPPIAAKRAGARAPAVHKAGAKRAAPNGAANGAAHKPSLRTAAAKSARAKVDGERVADALPREAAVTAAEPAARKARVSEAAVPVQLSDAETVARPPYWDKACADLVKRDRILKKLIPKFGPAHLVKRGDSFVTLARSVVGQQISVAAAQSVWVKIETACPKLAPPQIIKLGQEKLIACGLSKRKSEYILDLARHFVSGALHVDKWATMDDEGVIAELTQIRGIGRWTAEMFLIFNLSRPDVLPLDDLGLIRAISVNYFSGEPVTRSEAREVAANWEPWRTVATWYMWRSLDPLTAVN
- a CDS encoding aspartate kinase, giving the protein MALIVHKYGGTSMGSVERIKNVAKRVAKWHQAGHQMVVVPSAMSGETNRLLGLAKEISSQPSPRELDVIASTGEQVSVGLLSIAMQEIGVEAVSYAGWQVPIKTDSAYTKARIHSIDDERVRRDLEAGKVVIITGFQGVDPSGHITTLGRGGSDTSAVAVAAALEADECLIYTDVDGVYTTDPRVVEEARRLDSVTFEEMLEMASLGSKVLQIRSVEFAGKYRVKTRVLSSLTDPQIPLDEEMRSGTLITFEEDETMEKAVISGIAFQRDEARIAVMGVPDKPGIAYQILGPVADANIDVDMIIQNQSVEGKTDFTFTVGRGDYQKAMDILTNQVKGHVNAEQVLGDPKVSKVSVVGVGMRSHVGVASTMFRTLSEEGINIQMISTSEIKISVLIDEKYMELAVRALHKAFELDQA